The genomic DNA TTTCCCGCTTCTGATCATCGTCCTGGCCGTGAAATGGTGGAACCTTCTCATGCGGTGGCAGATCCTCCGTTTTCAGGAGAGGAGTGTCCATTTCACTGATTCGTTCTTCCGCTTTCTATTGAGCGGCAGCATCATGTATCTGATTCTCTCTGGTGCTCACCTCTGGGTCATTGCAACGATTGCAGTCATCCAGCTCCTATACGTGGGGTATTTCATGCAGGTTGCCAAAGGGAAAAATCTGAAATGGGACCTGCTGATTACCCTTGAGCAGCAGCGTATGCTCATGTTCTACCGCATGGCCAATATGTTCACCGATGTCCCGAAATTAAAAGGAAAGGTTCATCGGAGGAAGTGGCTCGATGCCTTATTGCCAAATGAGATGGACCAAGGAAAGTCATACCGCTATCTTTATATCAGATCATTGGTAAGGACCAGTGAATATTCTGGCCTCTATATCCGGTTGACCCTCATCGGCGCCGTTTTGATTTACAGCAATACGTCCTTGATCTTCAGCGTGATCGCCGGTCTCCTTTTCATGTATTTGACCGGTTTCCAGCTCATCCCGTTATTCAAAAGGTTTGACTATAAGATATGGGTGCTTCTTTATCCGGTTCCCCGGAAGCTGAAGGAGTCATCGTTTCAAACCGTGATCATGCAGGCACTCATCATCCAGGCGTTCGTCTTATCCATCCCATTAATCGTAAGGGGAGAGTGGCTGGGGGGAGTGATCGTGCTTGCTACAGGTTGTGTCTTTTCACTCCTGTTCAGCCGCCACTATCTGGTGGGAAGGTTGAAGAAAATGCATGATCCGCTTCACTCGTGAAACCATCTTCATGACCCGAACGTATACTAACCATCATGTGGAGGAGGGATGAGAGTGGAAATAGAAAAGCAAGAGCTAGATATGTGGAAGCGCCGCATCACACGTAAATCCTCCAGGCTGCAGAGAGTATCCAAGAGGGCCCAGACGAAAATGAACACGTGGATTCCCGAGAAGGCCCATAACCTGATAACGGACAGCATCCGCCGCATGGTGGAGATCACGCTCAACAGCGGAGGCTGGTTACCGATGAATCCCGTGTCTGCAAAGGGAAACCTTCAGGAAAGGGAAGAAAGCATGAAGGAGCGACTGGAGTTTTACAGGAAGACGGCTACAATAGAAGGTGCAGGCACCGGAGCAGGAGGGCTCTTCCTCGGCATGGCGGATTTTCCTCTGCTCCTGTCAATAAAGATGAAGTTCCTTACAGAATGCTCGATCATTCACGGCTATGATGTGAATGTCTATGAAGAGAGGCTATTTCTCCTATATGTATTTCAATTGGCGTTTTCAAGTGATGAGCATAAGCGGAAGACCTTGAGCGTGATCGAAGACTGGAATGCGGAGAAAGAACGGGTCAAAGACATGGACTGGCGAACATTCCAACAGGAATACAGGGATCATATCGATTTGATCAAAATGCTCCAGCTTGTGCCTGGGATCGGTGCGGTTGTAGGGGCGTACGCAAATTACCAGCTTCTCGATCAGCTGGGTGAGACGGCGAAATTCGCTTACCGGATCCGTCATTTCCACGAGCATGAAAAGGGGTGAAGAGCGGATGACAGTCAGTGTACGCCCTTTTCATCGGGAAGATGCATTAACCATTACCAGGCTTGCAGATGATAAGATCCTGGCAGATACGATCGGTTTGCCCCATCCTTATGAAGTCTCACATGCAGAGGAGTGGATCCGCTCACATCCCTCATTGTGGGAAGCTGATGAGGAGTATAACTTTGCAATCGAATACCAATCCGACATCGTCGGTACAATCGTGATCAGACGGAATCAGGAGCATGATGCAGGAGAACTGGGCTACTGGATCGGCAGTCGGTTCTGGGGGCGGGGCTATGCCACTTCAGCCGTGGAGAAGATCCTGTCATTCGGGTTCCAAGATCTTGGCCTGAACCGTATGTGGGCGATGGTACGTGACTCCAATATAGGTTCGAGGACTGTCCTTGAGAAAACGGGGTTCGAGGAAGAGGCGTTGTTGCGCCAGGCACGCAGGCGTGGCTCCGATTTCGAAGACTGCCTCCTTTATGCAATAACAAGAAGGGATTACCAAACGCTTGAATGACTGGTAATCCCTTCTTTTGTCTTTCGCTGAGCGAAATACATATAGTATGATGGAGTGGAAAGGTGGGGAAACGTGTGTCACGTCGAAAAAAAGTAGTGAGATGGTTCGGTCTCGTTCTATTCTCTTTCTTCTTCATTGCAGCGGGGGTATTCCATTTCATAGAGGCCCAAGGCTTTGCGCGGATGATCCCTTCATTCCTTCCTCTGAAGGAGGAGGCGGTCTACCTGACGGGGATACTTGAGTTCATACTCGCCATCCTCCTTCTCATTCCGAAGACGAGAAGAAAAACCGGCATCGTAACGGCCGTCTATCTGGTCCTGATCTTTCCTGCCAATATCTATGCAGCCGTCAAAGGCATTCCCGCCCCCGGGGCGGAAGAAGCAAACGCTCCCCTGCTTTGGGTGAGGCTCCTCTTCCAACCGCTCTTGATCTGGTGGGTGCTTGCTGTCAGCAAGGTGGAAAAGACTCGTAGCTTCTATTCATAGGAAGATATCAAAAATGCGCCCCGTGAGCAAAACCTGCTTTCCGGGGCGCATTTCGTTTTACATAAGGAACATGGCTGCAATTGTCGTTACGACCAATCCGATGGTGACCGGGAGAAGGTTGCGACGGGCGAGTTCGAAAGGGTCTACCCCGCAAATCGCCGCTGCAGGAATCAGAGCCCATGGAACAAGTGTCCCACCACCGACCCAGATGGCAGCAATCTGTCCGAGGGCTGTGAGGGTCGCAACGCCAGACCCAATGCTGTCGGCAAATAGGGAAGCAATGGACCCGACGAGGGAAATACCCGAAAACCCTGAACCATCAAGACCGGTTATGGCTCCTACAGCAGTCAGTGTAACAGCACCTACTGCTTGAGATATCGGAACGACTGCTGATAACGCTGCCCCCAAATCATTGACGATACCGTGTGAGGTTTGCGGCAGGTGATCACCGATGATGGCATTAAACCCTGAGTCGCCGAGGTAAAAGAACGCTGCGATGGGAATGACGGGACCGAACACTTTGAAACCGAACTGGAATCCGTCGATGAGGAACCCGGTGGTTTTTGACAAACCATCTCCTTTGAATGCTGCAAGGGAGATGATAAGAACGATGAACATGGCGGTACCACCAATCAATGCAGTGGCATCTCCGCCCTGGAGATTGAAAACAGACATCGCCACCACATTCAGGATAAAGGCGGAGGGAATCAGAATGGCAATGATCCGTCTCCAGACAGGGGAGAGGGAGGATGAGGTGTCCGTTTCGGTGAACAGCAAAGGTGAAGTCTCCACCTTCAGTTTTCCCTGCTTCATATCCCTCTTTAGGAAAATGAAAGCCGTTACGGTCGTGACCACCCCCATGATAATGACCAGTGGGATACTTGCAGAAATAACATCTCCAATCGGGATGCCTGCTGCATCCGAAGTGAGCTTCGGTGCAGCCTGTATAACAAAGTCCCCTGATAGGGCAATCCCGTGTCCGAAAAGGTTCATGGCCATGGCGATTCCGAGTGCCGGAAGCCCCACCCTGAGAGCGACAGGAACAAGGACGGCTCCGAGTAGGGCGACAGCTGGCGATGGCCAAAAAAACCAGGAGATGAACATCATGACGAGACCGATTGTCCAGTAGGCAAGGGTAGGAGTACGGATGAATGAAGCGAATGGTTTGATCATCACATCATTGATGCCGGTGGAGGTTAAACTTCTGCTCATGGCAACGATGATGGAAATGACGAGTATGGTGGGGAGCAGTTCGGTAATCGCATAGATGAAGCTTGAGAAGATCGAACTGATTGATCCGGTCAAAGAGCCGGTGGCGACAGCGGCAATGGTGAAAATCCCTAGGATGCAAATGATGGTGGTGTCCTTTCTGAACACCATAAACGCGATGATCAATCCGATGAACGATAAATAGATCCAATGCAGGGAGGTCAAATCGATTCCCATTAGGAAAACCCCTTTCCATTCTTACAGGGCAAAAGCCCTGATTTGTAGTAATAAGATATGAAAGGGGAAACCTGTTCGTGCCAGGAGTGGTGCATTTCCTGGGGAATAGGGGGGATATTGTCCATTCCGGCACACAAATAAGGAGCAGCCGAAAATCGGCGGCTCCACTGAAACCATCAGATGGTCGTCACATGATATTTTGTCACATAGGATGAACGGGGGAAGATGTCTTTTTTATTGTCGATTCCGGATTCCGTTCCGCGTTTGGCATGAGCCTTTTTGTACTGGTTGGATTCCTGCCAACCAAGGAAGCTTTTTTCATCCTTCCACTGTGTCATGATCACATATGTATCAGAGCTCTGAGGTCTCAATACCCTGATTGAGATAAACCCTTCCACTTCTTCCACAAGACCGGCACGATTGGTAAAGCGGTATTCGAATAAGGGGCGCCCTTCGTCCGTTACAGGTATATTGTTGCAAACCACGAACCCTTCTTCCGTAAGCTCCCCGGATGAATCGAGGATGTCATAGGTGCGGGGGGAACTGAAGACGCTGTCCCCTTCGCTTTCGTGGATCAAAAGTCCATCTTCTCCCTGCATGAGGACCATTGTCTCTCCCGGGTGCTCGTCTTTGATCGTCTTTAGGAAATCATGGGTCCCTGTCGTCATATAAATCTTCATGTCCATCACCTCTTGCGATATAGTTACCTTCTATTATACTCTTCCCTAAAACCGTTTGCATGTAACATGAAGAGGGAAATGTTTTATAAATCGGTGGCGAAGCCGTGAAAATCGGCAATTTTATGACAGTTGCCATGTAAATCTATACTTTCAGACTGAAAACGTCTATAGTAGTGAAGTTGAGAACATCTATATTCATGAAAACTCTTACATAATTGTTGGAATCAATTTTACTTAGGCTACACTATACATATTGGATGTACGAGGAAAGGTGGACGAACAAAGGTATGAAAGCAATGAATGATACGCTGCTGCGTGCAGCAAGGGGAGAAGATACGGAGCATACTCCGGTATGGTTCATGAGACAGGCTGGACGTTCCCAGCCCGAATACAGGGCGATCAAAGAGAAATATTCTCTTTTTGAAATCACGCATCAGCCTGAACTTTGCGCATATGTGACAAGACTGCCGGTCGAGCAATACGACGTGGACGCGGCCATCCTCTATAAGGATATCATGTCACCGCTCCCATCGATCGGAGTGGATGTAGAGATCAAGTCTGGAATCGGTCCGGTCATCGACCAGCCGATCCGCTCCCTGTCGGATGTGGAGAAGCTTGGCGAGATCCACCCGGAAGAGGATGTTCCTTACGTACTTGATACGATCCGTCTCCTGACAACCGAGCAGCTGTCGGTTCCCTTGATCGGTTTTGCAGGGGCACCGTTCACCATGGCAAGTTATATGATCGAGGGTGGCCCATCAAAGAATTATAATAAGACGAAGGCCTTCATGTATGAACAGCCTCAAAGCTGGTTCGCCCTCATGGACAAACTGTCTGACATGACCATCACGTATGGGAAATCACAAATCAAGGCAGGAGCATCTGCGTTTCAGATATTTGATTCCTGGGTTGGCGCACTGAACGTACAGGACTACCGTTATTTCATCAAGCCATATATGGAGCGAATCTTCAATGAATTGAAGGAAACCGGTGTTCCCCTCATCCTCTTCGGGGTGGGTGCGAGTCATCTGGCAAGGGAATGGCATGACCTGCCGGTTGACGTCGTCGGTCTGGACTGGAGACTATCGATCAAGGAAGCAAGGGGAATGGGGCTTACGAAGACCCTTATGGGTAATCTTGATCCTGCGATCCTCCTTGGACCATGGGAAGTCATCGAAGAGCGTACAAAAGCGATACTGGATCAAGGCATGGAACTGCCTGGCCATATCTTCAACCTTGGACACGGGGTGTTCCCTCAGGTGAATCCGGACACATTGAAGAGGCTTGCTGCCTTTGTACACGACTATAGTTCGAGATAACCGATCTGCCGAGCACTATTTTTGGTATTAATGGTCCAAACATGGCACAATATGCACAGACAAGTTATCAACTAAGAGGTGAAGAGGTATGTCTAAGAAAAAAATGGGTCTCCTCGTCATGGCTTACGGGACCCCCTATAAAGAAGAAGACCTTGAACGTTATTACACGCATATCCGTCACGGTAGGACTCCATCAAGTGAACTGCTTGAAGACCTCCGGGGGCGGTATGAAGCAATCGGGGGGATCTCCCCTTTGGCAAAGATCACCCTGGAACAGGCCAAGAGCCTTGAAGAACACTTAAATGATATGCAGGGTGAGATTGAATTCAAAATGTATCTCGGCCTGAAGCATATCGAACCATTCGTGGAAGATGCAGTGGAACAGATGCATCGAGATGGAATTGAAGAAGCGGTCTCCATCGTACTTGCTCCTCATTTCTCTACCTTCAGCGTGAAGTCTTATAACGGCAGGGCGAAAGAAGCGGCAGAGAAACTGGGAGGACCAGTCATTACGTCTGTTGAGAGCTGGTACGATGAGCCGAAATTCATTCAGTACTGGGTCGACCGTGTGAAGGAAACCTATGCGGGTATGTCTTCAGAGGAACGTGAATCAGCCGTGCTGATTGTGTCGGCTCACAGCCTGCCTCAGCGCATCCTCCAATCAGGGGATCCGTATCCCAAGCAGCTTGAAGACACGGCACGTATGATTGCAGATGGTGCCGGCGTGAAGGAGTATGCGGTCGGATGGCAGAGTGAAGGGAATACGCCGGATCCTTGGCTGGGTCCCGATGTACAGGATCTGACCAGAGATCTCCATGAGAAAAAAGGATACAAAACCTTTGTTTATACTCCCGTTGGATTTGTATCCGACCACTTGGAAGTACTATATGATAATGACTACGAATGTAAAGTGGTGACGGATGAAATCGGTGCGGCTTATTATCGTCCGGAAATGCCGAATAGCAAGCCGGAATTCATTGACGCCCTTGCAGACGTTGTATTAAAGCACATTCAGTAGCTCAGGCAGTTGGACTGAGGCAGAAGGAAACCATTCCCGCAGCCCAGTCCTTCTCTGTGTTTTATGATCTTTGAATAAAAGAAGGCGATGAAGTATGACAGATAGAATGAAGAAGCGGGTCGTCGTCATCGGCGGGGGCATTACGGGATTGGCAGCAACGTTTTACCTTCAAAAAGAAGCGCGTGAAAAGGGGCTTCCTTATGACGTGAAACTTGTAGAGTCGACACACAGGGTCGGCGGTAAGGTACAGACCGTCAAAAGGGATGGATATGTGATCGAGAAAGGTCCTGATTCCGTATTTACGACTAATGACTCGATCCTGAAGCTGGCCGGGGAACTCGGAATCAGCGATACATTGGTGACGAATGAGAAAGGGAAGTCCTTTGTGATTGCTGGGGGGGAATTATACCCTATTCCGGGAGGGTCAATCGTTGGCATCCCTACCCAGATTGCACCTTTTGTCACGACCAATCTTTTCTCTCTCACCGGTAAGATGAGGGCAGCTGCAGATTTCCTCCTGCCTCGCTCTCACATGACGGAGGACCAATCACTCGGTACGTTTTTCAGGAGAAGGATGGGAGATGAGGTGGTGGATCATCTCATTGAACCCCTTTTGACAGGCATTTTTGCAGGGGACATCGATCAGATGAGCCTCATGTCCACCTTTCCGCAATTCTATGAACTTGAACAAAAACATCGCAGTTTGATAGCAGGAATCAAAAAAAACAGCCAGAAAGAGACATCAGAAGGCGGATTTCTGACCTTTACCGGCGGACTGCAGTCCATGATCGACGCATTGGAGACGAAGATCGAACCGGGAACGGTGTATAAAAGCATGAAGGCGACCCATATCCGAAAAGAAGAGAAAGGATATTCCGTCACCTTTGCCGATGGAAGCATCGAGTGCGATGCCGTCATACTGGCTGCTCCTCATCACGTGGTTCAAAGACTTCTTCCACAAGAAGGGTATCTGGATTTTCTGAAAGAGATGCCCGCCACTTCTGTCGCCACCGTTGCCATGGGCTTCGACAATGATGCGATCAAGCAGAAAAGGGACGGCACCGAGTTCCTCGTGTCGAGAAACAGTGATTTTTCCCTCACGGCAGCTGCATGGACACATCGGAAATGGCCTCATACGGCTCCAAAAGGAAAGGCACTCATCAGGAGCTATTTAGGGAAACCGGGCGATGAAGCGATTGTTGATCTTTCCGATGATCAAATTGAGCAGATTGTCATTGAGGATCTGAACAAAATCGTTGAATTGAACGCGAAGCCGGAATTCACTATTGTGTCGAGATATAAGCAATCCATGCCTCAGTATACGGTCGGACACCGGGACCGCATAAGGGAAATGGCAAGGAAGGCGGAGGAATCCATTCCTGGTATTTTCATCACCGGAAGTTCCTTCGAGGGACTGAGCATACCCGACTGTGTTTTACAGGGTGAAACGGCAGTGGAAAAGACCCTGCAATTCCTTCAGGATTGATGCATCTCCCAAAAGGCCAAATCTTGCCGATTTGGCCTTTTTTCTTGTGGGTGCTATTTCCTTCTTGCTATAGGTAGGTGTATGTGGTAAGTTAAGTAACGGCAATGAAATGACCAAAAATCAAATTTAGTCATTCGGTCATCTGGAGGTGGAAATCATCGACCGTAAAAAACAGATTGTGGATGCAGCAACTAAATCCTTTTCTTTATTCGGGTATAAAGCTACGACCATGGATCAAGTGGCAAAGCTTGCAAATGTGGGGAAAGGGACCATCTATACGTTTTTCAGCAACAAAGAAGAGCTGTTCGATGAAATAGCGTTTTCCTTGATGAATGAAATGAAGGGCAGAGCAGAGGAAGCCATCTCTCCGAACGTGACATTTTCCGAGAACGTTCACAATGCCCTGTTCTCTATGCTGGAATATCGGAAAGAACATAAGCTCACCATCAAACTTTATCAGGAAGCAAGAGAAATGGGGACGCCAGCTGTCTCAGATGCCCTGCATAAGCTTGAACTGATGGTGGTGGAGTTCCTTAGTGAACGGATATCAAGGGCCATCGAGTCGAAAGCAATCAAACCATGCAATCCAGAAATGACGGCTTTCGTCATGTTGAAGCTTTATGTGGCTCTTATTTTCGATTGGGAGCGTGAACGGGGAGAACTTGATAAAGATGAAATCGCCAATCTTTTTAAGCTTTATTTGATTGAAGGATTATCGTTTTGATAGTCCCTTTCTTTTGGAGCGGAATGACCAAATGAATAATATGGTCATTTATTTTATGACCAATATGACCAAATGAACAAAATAGTCAATTTGAATGTGAGGGAAGACAAATGTTTAAATCTGCGGGCTCAGAATTTAAAGCCATTTTTAAAAACAAGAAATTATTGATACCAATCATCGCGGTCCTCCTCATACCGGTCATGTATAGCGGTATGTTCCTATGGGCCTTCTGGGATCCATATGAACAGCTGAGTGATCTTCCGGTTGCCATCGTGAATAACGACGAAGGAGCCGACTTCGAGGGACAGTCCTTGGAAATCGGTTCTGAGTTGGTCAAGAAATTGAAAGATAGTGACCAATTCGATTTTCACTTTGTGAATGAGAAAGATGGATACAAAAACCTCGAGAAGCAGAAATATTATATGCTGGTGGAGATTCCGAAGGACTTCTCAAAGAACGGTACGACCTTGCTTGATGATCATCCTACAAAGCTTGCGTTGAAGTATGTACCGAATGAAAGCTTCAACTTCTTGTCCGCCCAGATCGGCGAGACGGCAATGAAAGAAATCAAAGCAAGCTTATCCAAGTCTGTTTCTGAAACGTATGCGGAAACGATGTTCGATAAAATCGGAGAGCTTGGAGACGGGTTCAAAACGGCGAGTGACTCAGCCGCGGACATCAATAAAGGGGCAGGAGATCTGGCAAAAGGGGCAGGAAGCCTCAAGGATAATCTGACAACCCTTGCTGAAAAAAATGTGGAAATGAATAATGGTGTCGAGAAAACCCGCTCAGGTGCCAAGTCTCTGGCTGACGGTTCAAGCGAACTGTCGGGAGGCATGGGGCAGCTTTCCGAGAACTATGGAAAACTATATAACGGATCCGAGGATATTCAGGCCGGAATCGACAGCCTGTCCTCAGGTTTGGTACAAAGCAGTGAAGGATTGACCCAGGTCGATCAAGGTCTTCAGTCGGCTATCGACAATACGGGGAAACTCCAATCCGGTGCCCAGGAACTGACAGGTAAAATCGGTGAACTGCAGGAAGGGGCGGGCAAGGTGAATACAGGTGCTGAGCAGGTTAACGCCGGTTCGAAGCAGCTGAAAGAACAATTGACGCCACTGCTTGCCAGTCTCCCTGATGAGCAGAGAGCCGCATTGGAAGGAGCATTGAATCAGCTGACCGAGGGTACAGCATCCCTTCAACAAGGAACAGGTGCCCTCCAAGAAGGAGCAGGTGCCCTTAAGACGGGAGCGGGTACACTTGCTTCAGGACTCGGTGCCTTGAACGAAGGACAGAGTTCATTGCTTTCTGGAGTGAATCAGCTTGAAAGTGGATCGGTAGCCCTCCAGGAGGGAGCAGGCAAACTTCAGGCCGGTCAAGGAGAAATCATGAGCAATTTCGCGCTCCTCAACGGAAAGCTGAATGAGGCCAAAGACGGAACCCAGCGTCTTGCTGCTGGTGCTGGAGAGTTAAGTGCCGGTATGGATCAGCTGTATGATGGCTCGAGCCGACTGACGGAAGGATCCAGACAGCTCGCAGATGGCTCAGCTAAGCTTGCGGATGGCTCGACTAAACTTTCTGAAGGAACCGGTGAGTACGATGAAAAACTGAAGGAAGCATCGGAAAAAGCCAACAGCGTCAAACCGAATGAAGAAACCGCCGACATGATGGCGGCTCCAGTCGACGTGAAAAATGAGAAGATCAATCATGTACCGAACTACGGTACAGGGTTTACACCTTATTTCCTTTCACTAGGACTATTCGTCGGTGCATTGCTGATCTCCATCGTTTACCCATTAAGGGAACCTGCAGGCATTCCTTCCAATGGAGGAAGCTGGTTCTTCGGTAAACTCATGGTTCTTGCAACCGTAGGGATCATTCAATCAATTGTAGCCGTCGCCATACTCCTTTGGGGTCTCGGGCTTGAAGTGGAAAGTGTACCGCTGTTCCTCCTCTTCTCAGTGGTGACAAGTTTTACATTCCTTGCTCTTATCCAGATGCTTGTGACAATCCTTGGAGACCCGGGACGCTTCGTTGCCATCGTGATCCTGATTCTTCAGTTGACCACAAGCGCAGGGACATTCCCACTGGAATTGATCCCTACCGCCCTTCAGCCGATCAGTGCGCTATTGCCGATGACCTATTCGGTTGCAGGATTCAAGGCGGTCATCTCAAGTGGTGATATGACGGTCATGTGGAATAATCTCGGCATCCTCTGTGGATATGCTGCAGTATTTGCCCTGATCACGTTGACATTCTTCATTGTGAAGTTCAAAAAACAGGTAGATCAACCTGTAGAAGCATAACAGTCAGGAACTAGGATAAATGTGTTCCTGACAAAAAGCATCCGGACAATCATTCGAGTTCCTTAATTGGAATCGAATGCGTTCGGATGTTTTTGTCTAAATATGTATCCCCACAGTCAGAGTGATGCATGCCAAGGCGAAGGAAACAACAAAACCTTTAAGGGAAGTATGAAAATCCAAGATATCTTTCAGTGAAGCAACAGTGCAGGGGTATGTATATGAATGCCTTACTTCCTGACCTTCATAAAATGGACAAATACAGTCCTCCTCCTCGGGTGTATACTAGTGGAAGGATCGATTAATACTAGAATGGAAACTATGAAGTAAAGGAGTGGATCGACCATGAAAAAAGCATGGATGGTTCTGATGGGTGCTGCCATTGTATTGGCTGCATGCGGACAAGGAAATGACAAGTCTTCGGACGGCGGGGAAATGCAAAAGCCGATCGATGCCCAAATCGATATTCCTAAACAAGCAGATAAAGGGGAGAAGGTCCCCCTTGCCGTTACGGTGACCCAAGATGATAAAGCAGTGGATGACGCAGGGGAGCTTGAATTTGAAGTATGGCCGAAAGATAAAAAAGAAGATAGTAAAATGGTAGAAGCAAAACATGATAAAGAAGGACTTTATAAAGGGGAAACGACATTCGATCAGGATGGTACATATGTTGTCCAGGCCCATGTGACGGCCCGGGATATGCATACGATGCCAAAGGAAGAAATCACGATCGGCAATGGGGGAGATCATGAGCATCACCATGAAGGAAGCGACACCTCCATCCACTTTATGGCACCGGAAGAACTGAAAGCCTCTCAGGATGAAGTCTTTACCGTCCATGTGGAAAATGACAAAAAACCATTGACCGGGGCGGAGGTAAGGCTTGAAATTTCCCAGGAAGGCGTCGAAAAACATGAATGGATCGACGGAACGGAAAAAGGGAATGGAGAATACGAAGTGAAACACACATTCCCTGAAGCGGGGGAATATATGGTGAAGGTCCACGTGACCAAAGGGGACGAGGTCCACGACCACATCATGGAAACCGTAAAAGTTGATTAGGTATCGAATAGAACAGAAAACATTGAAAGTGGCGCCCATACAGGGACGCCACTTTTTTCTCTATATCAATACTCGTAGTCTGTCGTACACTTCTCGCAGTATATGCCGTAGCATTCATGC from Rossellomorea marisflavi includes the following:
- a CDS encoding YhgE/Pip domain-containing protein encodes the protein MFKSAGSEFKAIFKNKKLLIPIIAVLLIPVMYSGMFLWAFWDPYEQLSDLPVAIVNNDEGADFEGQSLEIGSELVKKLKDSDQFDFHFVNEKDGYKNLEKQKYYMLVEIPKDFSKNGTTLLDDHPTKLALKYVPNESFNFLSAQIGETAMKEIKASLSKSVSETYAETMFDKIGELGDGFKTASDSAADINKGAGDLAKGAGSLKDNLTTLAEKNVEMNNGVEKTRSGAKSLADGSSELSGGMGQLSENYGKLYNGSEDIQAGIDSLSSGLVQSSEGLTQVDQGLQSAIDNTGKLQSGAQELTGKIGELQEGAGKVNTGAEQVNAGSKQLKEQLTPLLASLPDEQRAALEGALNQLTEGTASLQQGTGALQEGAGALKTGAGTLASGLGALNEGQSSLLSGVNQLESGSVALQEGAGKLQAGQGEIMSNFALLNGKLNEAKDGTQRLAAGAGELSAGMDQLYDGSSRLTEGSRQLADGSAKLADGSTKLSEGTGEYDEKLKEASEKANSVKPNEETADMMAAPVDVKNEKINHVPNYGTGFTPYFLSLGLFVGALLISIVYPLREPAGIPSNGGSWFFGKLMVLATVGIIQSIVAVAILLWGLGLEVESVPLFLLFSVVTSFTFLALIQMLVTILGDPGRFVAIVILILQLTTSAGTFPLELIPTALQPISALLPMTYSVAGFKAVISSGDMTVMWNNLGILCGYAAVFALITLTFFIVKFKKQVDQPVEA
- a CDS encoding FixH family protein yields the protein MKKAWMVLMGAAIVLAACGQGNDKSSDGGEMQKPIDAQIDIPKQADKGEKVPLAVTVTQDDKAVDDAGELEFEVWPKDKKEDSKMVEAKHDKEGLYKGETTFDQDGTYVVQAHVTARDMHTMPKEEITIGNGGDHEHHHEGSDTSIHFMAPEELKASQDEVFTVHVENDKKPLTGAEVRLEISQEGVEKHEWIDGTEKGNGEYEVKHTFPEAGEYMVKVHVTKGDEVHDHIMETVKVD